In one window of Streptomyces sp. NBC_00193 DNA:
- the egtC gene encoding ergothioneine biosynthesis protein EgtC, with protein MCRHLAYLGEPVSLGRVLSDPEHSLVRQSWEPRRQRSGTVNADGFGVGWYAEEDPVPARYRRAGPIWGDLTFSDLARVVRSGAVLAAVRDATRPGADGEAAAAPFAEGHWLFSHNGSLRDWPDAAAPVAARLPPQELLSLAARTDSALIWALVLHRLRADPDLGAALAGTVRELAEAAPGSRLNLLLTDGRAIAATAWGDSLWYLADTAAQRTVVASEPYDDDARWCEVPDGTLLTATRTRIDLVSLKEPPTGPSPSRHAHHSLHAPHAPQQGDEGK; from the coding sequence ATGTGCCGTCACCTCGCCTATCTCGGGGAGCCCGTGAGCCTCGGCCGGGTGCTGAGCGATCCCGAGCATTCACTGGTCCGCCAGTCGTGGGAGCCGCGCCGCCAGCGGTCCGGCACGGTCAACGCCGACGGTTTCGGCGTCGGCTGGTACGCGGAGGAGGACCCGGTGCCCGCCCGCTACCGCCGGGCCGGGCCGATCTGGGGCGACCTGACCTTCAGCGACCTCGCCCGGGTGGTCCGCAGCGGGGCCGTACTGGCCGCCGTACGGGACGCCACGCGTCCGGGGGCGGACGGGGAGGCGGCGGCCGCGCCGTTCGCGGAGGGGCACTGGCTGTTCAGCCACAACGGCTCGCTGCGGGACTGGCCGGACGCCGCGGCCCCCGTCGCGGCGCGCCTGCCGCCCCAGGAGCTGCTGTCGCTGGCCGCCCGGACGGATTCGGCGCTGATCTGGGCGCTGGTCCTGCACCGGCTGCGGGCGGACCCGGACCTCGGTGCGGCGCTGGCCGGGACGGTACGGGAGCTGGCCGAGGCCGCGCCCGGATCCCGGCTGAACCTGCTGCTCACCGACGGCCGGGCCATCGCGGCGACGGCCTGGGGGGATTCCCTGTGGTACCTGGCCGACACGGCGGCGCAGCGCACGGTGGTGGCCTCGGAGCCCTACGACGACGATGCGCGCTGGTGCGAGGTCCCGGACGGGACCCTGCTGACCGCCACCCGCACCCGGATCGACCTCGTCTCCCTGAAGGAGCCCCCCACCGGCCCATCACCCTCACGGCACGCGCACCACTCACTCCACGCACCGCACGCACCGCAGCAAGGAGACGAAGGCAAGTGA
- the egtD gene encoding L-histidine N(alpha)-methyltransferase: MNDFQLTRTLDEHAAETALRTDVHDGLTRSPKSLPPKWFYDARGSELFEEITRLPEYYPTRAEREILLERAREIASVSGARTLVELGSGSSEKTRHLIEALPALDTYIPVDVSESALTGAAKILLEEHPGLRVHALLADFTRALRLPDSPGPRLVVFLGGTIGNLLPAERAVFLADVRAMLSPGDALLMGTDLVKDPAVLVSAYDDAQGVTAAFNGNVLSVVNRELGADFHTADFAHVAVWNQEHEWIEMRLRARRQVVVKVRALDLEVPFEAGEEILTEISAKFRQDGVRKELASAGLELTHWWTDAAGRFALSLSVADGIGTDGWEGTPGSSGAAGRDTGTGSASTAA; the protein is encoded by the coding sequence GTGAACGACTTCCAGCTGACCCGCACCCTCGACGAGCACGCCGCCGAGACGGCGCTGCGTACGGATGTGCACGACGGGCTGACCCGGTCCCCCAAATCGCTGCCGCCCAAGTGGTTCTACGACGCCCGGGGCAGTGAACTCTTCGAGGAGATCACCCGGTTGCCCGAGTACTACCCGACGCGCGCCGAGCGGGAGATCCTGCTCGAACGGGCCCGGGAGATCGCCTCGGTGAGCGGGGCCCGCACCTTGGTGGAGCTCGGTTCCGGCTCCTCGGAGAAGACCCGGCACCTGATCGAGGCGCTGCCCGCGCTGGACACGTACATACCGGTGGACGTGAGCGAGAGCGCGCTGACGGGGGCGGCGAAGATCCTGCTGGAGGAGCATCCGGGGCTGCGCGTCCACGCGTTGCTGGCCGACTTCACGCGCGCACTGCGGTTGCCGGACTCCCCCGGACCCCGGCTGGTGGTGTTCCTGGGCGGCACGATCGGGAACCTGCTGCCGGCGGAGCGGGCGGTGTTCCTGGCGGACGTACGGGCGATGCTGTCACCCGGGGACGCGCTGCTGATGGGGACGGACCTGGTGAAGGACCCGGCCGTCCTGGTGTCGGCGTACGACGATGCGCAGGGCGTGACCGCCGCGTTCAACGGGAACGTGCTGTCCGTGGTGAACCGGGAGCTGGGCGCGGATTTCCACACCGCCGACTTCGCGCACGTGGCGGTGTGGAACCAGGAGCACGAGTGGATCGAGATGCGGCTGCGGGCCCGCAGGCAGGTGGTGGTGAAGGTCCGGGCGCTGGATCTGGAGGTGCCCTTCGAGGCGGGCGAGGAGATCCTGACGGAGATCTCGGCGAAGTTCCGTCAGGACGGGGTCCGTAAGGAACTCGCATCCGCCGGACTTGAGTTGACCCACTGGTGGACGGACGCCGCGGGCCGCTTCGCCCTGTCACTGTCGGTGGCGGACGGCATCGGCACCGACGGCTGGGAGGGCACTCCGGGCAGCAGCGGCGCCGCCGGTCGCGACACGGGTACCGGTTCGGCGAGCACGGCGGCCTGA
- a CDS encoding GNAT family N-acetyltransferase: MTIAPLSPSAVSPALLPAPTPAPAPARRAADAPAPHYAVRLARNEDEVRAAQRLRHQVFAGELGARLDGPEPGLDCDPFDAYCDHLLVVDEETEQVVGTYRLLPPERAAVAGRLYSEGEFDLSALAPIRPDLVEVGRSCVHPDHRNGAVIALIWAGLARYMDGSGHNWLAGCCSIPLSDGGVLAAATRENVLARSLAPVEYRVTPHLPWSPEGIEVPGRMELPPLLRGYLRLGAWVCGEPALDAEFGCADLYVLLSLRRTNPRYLKHFLSLAPSA, from the coding sequence ATGACCATCGCCCCCCTGTCCCCGTCCGCCGTGTCCCCCGCCCTCCTCCCCGCCCCGACGCCCGCCCCGGCGCCCGCCCGGCGCGCGGCGGACGCCCCCGCACCCCACTACGCCGTCCGCCTCGCCCGCAACGAGGACGAGGTGCGCGCCGCGCAGCGGCTGCGCCACCAGGTCTTCGCCGGCGAGCTCGGCGCCCGTCTCGACGGCCCGGAGCCGGGCCTGGACTGCGACCCCTTCGACGCCTACTGCGACCACCTCCTCGTCGTGGACGAGGAGACCGAGCAGGTCGTCGGCACCTACCGGCTGCTGCCCCCCGAACGCGCCGCCGTGGCCGGACGCCTCTACTCGGAGGGCGAGTTCGACCTCTCCGCCCTCGCCCCCATCCGCCCCGACCTCGTCGAGGTGGGCCGCTCCTGCGTCCACCCCGACCACCGCAACGGCGCCGTCATCGCCCTCATCTGGGCCGGCCTCGCCCGCTACATGGACGGCTCCGGACACAACTGGCTCGCCGGCTGCTGCTCCATACCGCTCTCCGACGGCGGGGTGCTGGCCGCCGCCACCCGGGAGAACGTCCTCGCCCGCAGCCTCGCACCCGTCGAGTACCGGGTCACCCCGCACCTCCCCTGGAGCCCCGAAGGCATCGAGGTCCCCGGCCGGATGGAACTGCCCCCGCTGCTGCGCGGCTACCTGCGCCTGGGCGCCTGGGTCTGCGGCGAGCCCGCCCTGGACGCCGAGTTCGGCTGCGCCGACCTGTACGTCCTGCTCTCCCTGCGGCGCACCAACCCCCGCTACCTCAAGCACTTCCTGTCGCTCGCCCCGTCCGCATGA